One genomic window of Polyangium aurulentum includes the following:
- a CDS encoding LysR family transcriptional regulator: MTSPDMAGMDRIGLMQTFVRIVEAGSLSAAAAQLGTSQPTVSRRLQALERSLGLKLLQRSTHAMKLTDDGARCFAHAKTLLDGWQAMTADLRGVKDAPEGHLRVLVPHAFGQDQLIAPLMAYMQRHPQVTVEWLLHDRRPDFIAEGIDCAVQVGAVDDPAVVAVRLAEVPRIVVAAPELFRERPLPRQPDDLEALPWLALQTFYRNEVALVRHADGVTRRFAIRPRLSTDSLYALRNAILSGLGAGIASAWLVKGDVEAGRLLHLAPEWGAPRLPVYLVYPHARFYPARLQTFLAAMREAVPTIAG; encoded by the coding sequence ATGACCAGCCCCGACATGGCCGGCATGGACCGGATCGGCCTGATGCAGACCTTCGTGCGCATCGTCGAAGCCGGCAGCCTTTCGGCCGCGGCCGCGCAGCTTGGGACCAGCCAGCCCACGGTGAGCCGACGCTTGCAGGCGCTCGAGCGCTCCCTGGGTCTCAAGCTGCTGCAGCGCTCGACGCACGCCATGAAGCTCACCGACGACGGGGCGCGCTGCTTCGCTCATGCCAAGACGCTTCTCGATGGCTGGCAGGCAATGACCGCCGACTTGCGCGGTGTCAAGGACGCGCCGGAGGGCCATCTGCGGGTCCTGGTTCCACACGCGTTCGGGCAGGACCAGCTGATCGCGCCATTGATGGCGTACATGCAGCGCCATCCGCAGGTCACGGTCGAATGGCTGTTGCACGATCGGCGTCCCGATTTCATCGCCGAGGGCATCGACTGCGCCGTTCAGGTCGGCGCGGTGGACGATCCCGCCGTGGTGGCCGTTCGTCTGGCCGAGGTGCCGCGCATCGTGGTGGCCGCCCCGGAGCTGTTCCGCGAGCGGCCGTTGCCGCGGCAGCCAGACGATCTCGAAGCGCTGCCTTGGCTGGCGCTGCAGACGTTTTATCGCAACGAAGTGGCGCTCGTGCGCCACGCCGACGGCGTCACCCGCCGCTTCGCCATCCGGCCCCGCCTGAGCACCGATAGCCTGTATGCGCTGCGCAACGCCATTCTCTCGGGATTGGGGGCCGGAATCGCCTCCGCGTGGCTGGTGAAAGGCGACGTGGAGGCGGGACGTCTTTTGCACCTGGCACCCGAGTGGGGAGCGCCGCGGCTGCCTGTCTATCTGGTCTATCCCCATGCGCGCTTCTACCCGGCCCGGCTGCAAACGTTCCTGGCGGCGATGCGCGAGGCGGTGCCGACCATCGCCGGGTAG
- a CDS encoding MFS transporter: MSYIHPAHATAASTQAGPSRSLVLLLATGAGLSVASLYYSQPMLGVLGPDLQAGDRLVGLVPMSTQLGYALGILLLAPLGDRYDRRLIILAKVALLALALLMGGFAPGIAWMLAASLAVGLTATLAQDIVPAAATLAPESQRGKVVGTVMTGLLLGILLSRVVSGFVAEHFGWRAMYVAAAAAIATIGVVAWRGLPRFQPTTQMGYRALMGSLVALWRRYPALRRATLSQGLLSVGFSAFWSTLAVMLHGSFHLGSAAAGAFGLAGAAGALAAPLAGRLADRRGPELVTRLGAGLTAVSFATMALAPLLPATAQLGLIVLAAIGFDFGIQATLVAHQTLVYGIEPGARSRLNALLFTGMFIGMAAGAALGSLALAQWGWLGVVALATATSIAALAARMLRR, translated from the coding sequence ATGTCCTATATTCATCCAGCGCATGCCACAGCCGCATCGACCCAGGCCGGGCCCTCCCGCTCGCTGGTGCTTTTGCTGGCCACCGGCGCCGGACTGAGCGTCGCGTCGCTCTATTACAGCCAGCCCATGCTGGGGGTCTTGGGCCCGGACCTCCAGGCCGGCGATCGGCTGGTGGGCCTGGTGCCCATGTCGACCCAGCTTGGCTATGCCCTGGGGATTTTGCTGCTGGCGCCCCTGGGGGATCGCTATGACCGGCGCCTCATCATCCTGGCCAAGGTCGCGCTGCTGGCGCTGGCGCTGCTCATGGGCGGATTCGCCCCGGGGATTGCCTGGATGCTCGCGGCGAGCCTGGCCGTCGGGCTGACGGCGACGCTCGCGCAGGACATCGTGCCGGCCGCCGCCACCCTGGCGCCGGAATCGCAGCGCGGAAAGGTCGTGGGTACGGTGATGACCGGCCTATTGCTGGGCATCCTGCTTTCGCGCGTGGTCAGCGGCTTCGTGGCCGAGCATTTCGGCTGGCGCGCGATGTACGTCGCCGCCGCGGCGGCCATTGCCACCATCGGCGTGGTCGCCTGGCGAGGCCTGCCGCGCTTTCAACCGACCACCCAGATGGGCTACCGCGCCTTGATGGGCTCGCTGGTCGCGCTATGGCGCCGTTACCCGGCGTTGCGCAGGGCGACGCTCTCGCAGGGATTGCTGTCGGTCGGCTTCAGTGCCTTCTGGTCGACACTCGCGGTCATGCTGCACGGCAGCTTCCACCTGGGCAGCGCCGCCGCCGGCGCTTTCGGGCTGGCCGGCGCGGCCGGCGCGCTGGCCGCACCGCTGGCCGGGCGTCTGGCCGATCGACGTGGACCGGAGCTCGTCACGCGCCTCGGCGCAGGATTGACCGCGGTGTCTTTCGCGACCATGGCGCTGGCCCCCCTGCTGCCGGCCACGGCGCAGCTGGGTTTGATCGTGCTCGCCGCGATCGGCTTCGACTTCGGCATCCAGGCGACGCTGGTCGCGCACCAGACCTTGGTCTATGGCATCGAGCCCGGCGCGCGCAGCCGCCTGAATGCGCTGCTGTTCACCGGCATGTTCATCGGTATGGCCGCGGGCGCCGCGCTCGGCAGCCTGGCGCTCGCGCAATGGGGCTGGCTGGGCGTGGTCGCGCTGGCGACGGCGACCTCCATCGCCGCGCTGGCAGCGCGGATGCTACGTCGCTGA
- a CDS encoding STAS domain-containing protein gives MDLTGVDTVDTATAAHLLGLISALRLLGAEGIITGIRPTVAQTVVSLGLDLSRVTTCANLREGLRLCIRRMHAQDSGRERGRGGLAG, from the coding sequence CTGGACCTCACCGGCGTCGACACCGTGGACACGGCGACGGCGGCCCACCTCCTCGGGCTCATCTCCGCGCTGCGCCTGCTCGGCGCCGAGGGCATCATCACGGGAATCCGGCCGACCGTCGCGCAGACGGTCGTGAGCCTGGGGCTCGATCTCTCGCGCGTGACCACGTGCGCGAACCTGCGCGAGGGCCTCCGGCTCTGCATTCGGCGCATGCACGCGCAGGACAGCGGACGCGAGCGCGGGCGCGGCGGTCTCGCGGGTTGA
- a CDS encoding radical SAM/SPASM domain-containing protein, with amino-acid sequence MIAPTKVPTRALMPADFLEAKPLYTVWELTMKCDQPCQHCGSRAGAARVEELSTQEVLEVAASLARLGCREVALIGGEAYLRDDLCEIISFLAGSGIRVIMQTGGRAFTAERARALRAAGLTGLGVSVDGPAHIHDELRGNVGSHAAAIRALDNARAAGLVVTANTQINRLNAHLLRETCAELRSHGIQTWQVQITVPMGRAADHPEWILEPWRVVEVIDTLAAIQREALETHVSGVPFNVFANNNIGYFGPHEQLLRSRPGGGDAHWRGCRGGINALGIESDGTVKACPSLPTAPYAGGNVRELGLEQIWEGSEAVRFARDRDASELWGHCATCYYADACRAGCSWTAHCTLGKRGNNPFCYHRVTQLKKQGIRERLVMKQRAPHVPYDHGVFELVEEPWDAPSPPPPEPVVPKNARRRLAVVDGA; translated from the coding sequence ATGATCGCGCCGACCAAGGTCCCCACCCGCGCGCTCATGCCCGCGGACTTCCTCGAAGCAAAGCCCTTGTACACGGTCTGGGAGCTCACGATGAAGTGCGACCAGCCGTGCCAGCATTGCGGCTCGCGGGCCGGCGCCGCGCGCGTCGAGGAGCTGTCGACCCAGGAGGTGCTCGAGGTCGCGGCGAGCCTCGCGCGGCTCGGATGCCGCGAGGTCGCGCTCATCGGGGGCGAGGCATACCTGCGCGACGATCTCTGCGAGATCATCTCGTTCCTCGCGGGGAGCGGCATTCGCGTCATCATGCAGACCGGCGGGCGCGCGTTCACGGCCGAGAGGGCGCGCGCGCTGCGCGCCGCAGGGCTCACCGGGCTCGGGGTCTCGGTCGACGGGCCGGCGCACATCCACGACGAGCTGCGCGGCAACGTGGGCAGCCACGCGGCCGCCATTCGCGCGCTCGACAATGCCCGCGCCGCCGGGCTCGTGGTCACCGCCAATACGCAGATCAATCGCCTCAATGCGCACCTGCTGCGCGAGACGTGCGCCGAGCTGCGCTCGCACGGCATCCAGACCTGGCAGGTTCAGATCACCGTGCCCATGGGGCGCGCGGCCGATCACCCGGAGTGGATCCTCGAGCCGTGGCGGGTCGTCGAGGTCATCGACACGCTCGCCGCCATTCAGCGCGAGGCGCTCGAGACGCACGTGTCGGGCGTGCCGTTCAACGTGTTCGCCAACAACAACATCGGCTATTTCGGCCCGCACGAGCAGCTCTTGCGCTCGAGGCCCGGCGGCGGAGACGCCCACTGGCGCGGCTGCCGCGGCGGCATCAACGCGCTCGGCATCGAGTCCGACGGAACGGTCAAGGCGTGCCCCTCGCTTCCGACGGCGCCCTACGCGGGCGGCAACGTGCGCGAGCTCGGTCTCGAGCAGATCTGGGAGGGCTCGGAGGCGGTCCGCTTCGCGCGCGATCGCGACGCGAGCGAGCTGTGGGGTCATTGCGCCACGTGCTACTACGCCGACGCCTGCCGCGCGGGGTGCTCGTGGACCGCGCATTGCACGCTCGGCAAGCGCGGCAATAACCCCTTCTGCTACCACCGCGTGACGCAGCTGAAGAAGCAGGGCATTCGCGAGCGGCTCGTCATGAAGCAGCGCGCGCCGCACGTGCCGTACGATCACGGCGTCTTCGAGCTCGTCGAGGAGCCCTGGGACGCCCCCTCCCCTCCGCCGCCCGAGCCGGTGGTGCCGAAGAACGCGCGGCGGCGATTGGCGGTCGTCGACGGGGCGTAG